A window of the Methyloprofundus sp. genome harbors these coding sequences:
- a CDS encoding anthranilate synthase component I, whose translation MTPEQFNQYATQGYNRIPIAREVLADLDTPLSAYLKLADGPYSYLFESVHGGEQWGRYSIIGLPCQSLIKIFGNEIRIEESGELIETITHEHPLVWIEEFKARFKVPDIESLPRFNGGLVGYFGYETIGYIEPRLKATGKDDPLGCPDILLMVSEEILVFDNLSGKLILLTHANPEQANAYEQAQARLDALVIKLRDVQAKTNSKHTPKQVDEEDFVSGFTQAGYEEAVLKAKEYIVAGDIMQVVLSQRLSIPFSAAPLDLYRALRCLNPSPYMYYLNLEDFHIVGSSPEILVRLEDDTVTVRPIAGTRPRGKTPAEDLQLEQDLLADPKELAEHLMLIDLGRNDAGRVAKIGTVELTDKMIIERYSHVMHIVSNVTGELQPEKNAFDVLAATFPAGTVSGAPKIRAMEIIDEFEPVKRGVYSGAVGYISWSGNLDTAIAIRTAVIKDKTLHIQAGAGIVYDSVPRNEWDETMNKGRAIFRAVTMAEAGLNGEDA comes from the coding sequence ATGACACCAGAACAATTTAATCAATATGCCACACAAGGCTATAATCGGATCCCTATCGCGCGTGAAGTGCTGGCTGATTTAGATACGCCATTAAGTGCGTACTTAAAACTAGCAGATGGTCCTTATTCCTATTTATTTGAATCAGTGCATGGTGGTGAGCAATGGGGGCGTTATTCAATTATCGGCTTGCCTTGTCAGTCACTGATTAAAATATTTGGCAATGAGATTCGTATCGAAGAGTCGGGTGAGCTCATTGAAACGATTACCCATGAGCACCCATTGGTGTGGATTGAAGAGTTCAAAGCGCGTTTTAAGGTACCTGATATAGAATCATTGCCCCGTTTTAATGGTGGTTTGGTGGGGTATTTTGGCTATGAGACCATTGGTTATATAGAACCGCGGTTAAAAGCAACAGGTAAAGATGACCCTTTAGGCTGCCCTGACATTTTGTTAATGGTCTCTGAAGAAATCTTGGTATTTGATAATTTATCAGGCAAGCTGATTTTGTTAACACATGCTAACCCTGAGCAAGCTAACGCATACGAGCAAGCACAAGCACGACTCGATGCTTTAGTGATAAAGCTACGTGATGTACAAGCAAAAACAAATTCCAAGCATACGCCTAAACAAGTTGATGAAGAGGATTTTGTTTCGGGTTTTACACAAGCAGGTTATGAGGAAGCAGTTTTAAAGGCGAAAGAATATATTGTAGCGGGCGATATCATGCAAGTGGTGCTATCACAACGCCTTTCTATTCCTTTCTCTGCAGCACCTTTAGATTTGTATCGTGCATTACGCTGTTTAAATCCTTCGCCTTATATGTATTATCTTAATTTAGAAGATTTTCATATTGTTGGTTCTTCACCTGAAATATTGGTGCGTCTAGAAGATGATACCGTTACCGTCAGACCGATTGCTGGTACGCGCCCACGTGGTAAAACGCCAGCAGAAGATTTGCAACTGGAACAAGACTTATTGGCTGATCCGAAAGAATTGGCGGAGCATTTAATGCTGATTGATTTAGGTCGCAATGATGCAGGACGGGTGGCTAAAATTGGTACAGTAGAACTAACCGATAAAATGATTATTGAGCGTTACTCACATGTGATGCATATTGTTTCTAATGTGACGGGTGAATTACAGCCGGAGAAAAATGCTTTTGATGTGTTGGCGGCAACCTTTCCAGCTGGTACCGTTAGTGGCGCACCTAAGATTCGCGCCATGGAAATTATTGATGAATTTGAACCTGTTAAGCGTGGCGTTTATTCGGGCGCAGTGGGTTATATTTCATGGTCAGGTAATTTAGATACTGCGATTGCAATTCGTACTGCAGTGATTAAAGATAAAACCTTACATATACAAGCGGGGGCGGGGATTGTCTATGATTCTGTACCACGCAATGAATGGGATGAAACCATGAACAAAGGCCGGGCAATCTTCCGTGCAGTCACAATGGCAGAAGCCGGTTTGAACGGAGAAGACGCATGA
- a CDS encoding anthranilate synthase component II → MSQCKVVMVDNYDSFTYNLVQYFGELGADVTVVRNDEVSIADIEQLNPDKMVISPGPCTPKEAGISVQTILAFAGKLPILGVCLGHQSIGHAFGGSIVHAKSIMHGKVSPVYHHDTGVFKGLNNPFTATRYHSLVIDQNTLPDCLEITAWTQDEHGNIEEIMGVRHKELDIEGVQFHPESILTEHGHDMLRNFLEC, encoded by the coding sequence ATGAGTCAGTGTAAAGTAGTCATGGTCGATAATTACGATTCATTTACTTATAACTTGGTGCAATATTTTGGTGAATTAGGCGCAGATGTAACCGTGGTGCGTAATGACGAAGTCAGCATTGCGGATATTGAGCAACTCAACCCCGATAAAATGGTTATTTCTCCAGGCCCTTGCACCCCAAAAGAAGCAGGTATTTCTGTGCAAACCATTTTAGCCTTTGCAGGTAAACTGCCTATTTTGGGCGTATGTTTAGGGCACCAGAGTATCGGTCATGCTTTTGGTGGCAGTATTGTGCATGCTAAAAGTATTATGCACGGTAAAGTATCGCCTGTTTACCATCATGATACTGGCGTGTTTAAAGGTTTAAATAACCCTTTTACTGCAACCCGCTACCATTCTTTAGTGATCGACCAAAATACATTGCCTGATTGTTTGGAGATTACTGCATGGACCCAAGATGAGCATGGCAATATTGAAGAAATTATGGGGGTACGCCATAAAGAATTAGATATTGAGGGGGTGCAGTTTCATCCTGAATCTATTTTGACCGAACATGGGCATGATATGTTGCGTAATTTTTTAGAATGTTAA
- a CDS encoding anthranilate phosphoribosyltransferase encodes MNIQDAIQLALDKQGLSHTQMSEVMNIIMSGAASNAQIAGFLIALRCKGESVTEITAAAKVMRQLGNKVAIQGEHIIDTCGTGGDGANTFNISTTCAFVVAAAGATVAKHGNRSISSSSGSADVLEAAGVDLNLSAEQVAECVNSIGVGFLFAQKHHGAMKHVAPARKEMGVRTLFNLLGPLANPAAAPNQLIGVFAKQWVEPLAHVLKALGSEHVLVVNADDGLDEISIASDTSIAELKNGEITTYTISPEQFGLQRADLSTLAVQGAAESLAVVQSVLNNQPGPALDIVVLNAGAAIYAANLVTSLTDGVSKAQEVIASGAAKEKLQALINYKTK; translated from the coding sequence ATGAACATACAAGATGCCATACAACTTGCTTTAGATAAACAAGGCCTGAGCCATACGCAAATGAGCGAGGTAATGAATATCATTATGAGCGGTGCGGCTAGCAATGCTCAAATTGCTGGCTTCCTGATTGCCTTACGTTGTAAAGGAGAGTCTGTTACTGAAATTACCGCTGCTGCAAAAGTGATGCGCCAACTAGGTAACAAAGTTGCAATACAGGGTGAGCATATTATTGATACCTGTGGCACGGGTGGCGATGGTGCTAATACGTTCAATATTTCCACTACCTGTGCTTTTGTGGTTGCAGCTGCTGGTGCAACGGTTGCCAAACATGGTAATCGCTCGATCTCTAGCAGTTCTGGTAGTGCCGATGTACTTGAGGCTGCGGGTGTTGATTTAAATTTATCTGCTGAGCAGGTTGCTGAGTGTGTCAATAGTATTGGTGTCGGTTTTCTGTTTGCGCAAAAACACCACGGAGCTATGAAGCATGTTGCTCCGGCACGTAAAGAAATGGGTGTACGTACTTTATTTAATTTATTAGGCCCATTAGCGAATCCTGCTGCGGCACCCAATCAATTGATTGGTGTATTTGCCAAGCAATGGGTAGAACCGCTTGCACATGTCTTAAAAGCACTTGGCAGTGAGCATGTGTTAGTTGTTAATGCTGATGACGGCTTAGATGAAATTAGTATTGCCAGTGATACCTCCATTGCTGAATTAAAAAATGGCGAAATTACTACCTATACTATAAGTCCTGAGCAATTTGGGTTGCAGCGAGCTGATTTATCCACATTAGCTGTGCAGGGTGCGGCAGAAAGTTTGGCTGTTGTGCAGTCAGTGCTCAATAACCAGCCAGGCCCAGCACTTGATATTGTGGTGCTTAATGCAGGTGCTGCTATTTATGCGGCTAATCTCGTCACCTCATTAACTGACGGGGTTAGCAAAGCCCAGGAAGTGATCGCTTCAGGTGCCGCTAAAGAAAAACTACAAGCCCTAATTAATTATAAAACTAAGTAG